The sequence ATTTCCTTATTATCGAATCCATGGGGGACTTGTCATATTTAGAATCTTTCTGCGGTCTGCTCTGTTTACAATTCTTTCGTACTCTCTTCTCTTTTCCACGCGATAGGTCAGCGAAGCGTGAGCGGGCGCTCCGAAGTAAAGGCCAAACACTTCGGCCTAAGGGGAATGAGCAACAAAATGACAAGATGAGGTGCCCCGGGCACCCCCATATAGAAAGAAGGGTCGAAGGTTTTGGGCCTGTAGCTTtcccgcccccccccctcgtCGAGTGGTGCTTGTTTGGGGGGTGTGCCACCTGAAATCGGGCTTGAAGCTCTCGCCGTACCAATGAGCCGACTGTTGATGGCTGTTGGTCACGACTACTACAAAAAAGTGAAGATGAATCTTTCTATTTCACATGGAGGAGTGTGCATCTTTATGTTGGGTGTTCTTCTGTCGTGCGACCCGATGGCTTATGTGCGACCTGTGGCCCTCGCCTCCTATTCTATTTGTTCAGGGCGGGCGGCGTGAACTCTGATTCGATCCGGGTATTCAATCCCGACGCTGAGATGCTCAGTTGACTCCTTAACCTTGATAGGAAGATGGCTTATTCCTAAATTCGTGCATAAGGGTAAGGAACTTTGGATGAATTAATGCGAATGGGTGTAAGCCTCGCAGCTCGGAAACACCCAGTGCTGACCACACTGAGAGACACGAAAGCGCAGGTAATGCCAGTTGGCAAAGTAGCGTTAAGCATCCCTAGCGGTACGCAAAGAGAGGTCGTGATGATATCATCTACGTCCGTACCGCTCCTCGTGGAGTAGATCCCGCATCCAACCAACCCTTTTTTTACCAGGAAACGGGAGAATTCCCACTACCGCTGGCAGGCCAGCCGGGCCGTGAGCGCGGTGGGAACGGGCTTCCCAAAAAGCGAGCCCCGGCCCGGGTCAGCATagaatggggggggggggacggccCTAATGTTGTGTTGGCCGGGTTGCGGGCGGATAAAAGCGGACGTGGGGACTCGGGTCGGGGCACAGCGTAACTAAGAGAGCCATTCCATTTAATGCGAGACAGAATGGGCGGGCACAAGCGGTCTGGTGTCCGAGCCGATTGGTCAGACGACGACTACTGCACATATTATATTAGCCGCCTATCCCGGAATGGACTGGGATGGAATAGAAAGAACGCGAAGCAACAAGCAAGGGATGAGCGCTTTGTTGCTAAAGCGCATACGTTTTCTTGCTGGGTCGGTTTGTTTTTTGGGGGTGGGGCAATAAGCTTGCTTCTTCACAAGCTTATCCCCGCCCCTTTCCTGTCCGTCCCGACCGGCAGCAGTTGGGTCTCCCCATCTCTCCTCAACTTCCCCGGTCTTCGGCCCGAgctgtatgaggcagaaactcGTCCCACGTACGGTTCGGAGGCCGAGCCCCACCCCTGCAATAATGGTGCGGCTTAGGTCAACTAATACGAATAAGATACAGTTCACTCAACGATTGCCTTTGGGTCCCGAACTCCATATGGGGAAGGAACATTATTGTTTGCGAGGTCTCGATCATTTACATGGACCCACTTCTCATTCCATTTGTGGGAATTTTTTGATTTATAAACCGTCCCCAACGAGCAAAAGGTTCATGTTTGAACATGATGAATCACTTCGTGCCGACCTGTTGCCCATAAACTTTCCTGCCTCATATGAGAATGGAAAACTGGAAGATTTTCTGCATCGGTGGATGAAGAATCACGAACATAAGAATTTCTGGTTTAGCATGTTCCCAGAAAGAAGATACATTTTTTCCATTCGAGAAACGAGGAGTACGACTGAAGTGGCTATACATACAAATCCATTTACGGATCTATATGCTCCGATTGGAACTGGAAGTTCCAGAACTGGCGGCTGGTATACCACCATAATGAAATTGCCTTTTATTTTTAGTATTCGGATAGGATTTCTGTTGGCTTCATCGGGAGGCTCGCGTAGTTTGTTACGTCAACTCCAAAAGGATAAGTTGCATTGGAATCGAGAAAGTTTCGTTCATAATTGCATTAAAGGAGACTATGTTTGGGACCGGTCTGGGTTCGGCTCATCAACTCGAACGGTCAATGCTGGCCTGATACCAGCATCGTTATACGTCACAAGTTGGGGTGGTTGAACAGGAAAAACAACAAGGCAGGCGATAGGAAAAAGCAAAGGGGAACTGGTTAAAACTAAACAAGGAAAGGAACCGAACCGTTGGGATATGCGAATTCGATTACCAGATCGGATTGGAGGAAAAAGCAATAGTCCCTCCACATGATATTTCTCATATATAGATCCAAATCCATTGCTGCGAACGGCTGCTCGTAATCGGCATGATAGCGAAGCGAGCTCCTTTACGAGTACTACGCAGCGAGGCCTACATTCCTTTTACGCGCTCATCTTCTTTGACCCGGTATGAGAGAAGAGCTCGGCCTGCTTAGCCATCAGTTAGTGCCGATGCATGACTTCCATTCGAAGACAGGAACGGTACTTCCAACGGCTCATCGCGGATGTCAAGGGTACGGGTGAAATCTATTCAATGGTTGTATTGGCAAGGCATGCTTGTGATTGGCATGTTCCGAGAAGAGCACGGCTAAGGGCAAAGCAAACAAGGCACGGGTCCTATCCGCGGATTCGCAATAGTTCTAGTTCCTCGAAAGGACATCGTTCGCTTGCGGCTGAAGTGGAGATACGGCAGTAGTTCCTATCCGGTTTTCAACGGCTAAGGGTCGGTCCATAGAACCCTCGGTTTCGGCTTTCCTAGTCGGCTTTTTCCACGAGTTGGATCGTATAATGATGATCGGAACTGATTCCTTTCCTTCCTATCCGAATACCGGAAACGGCCTTCCTATTTGGAAAATCCTATCCTGGTTCTGTTTCTGTGTAAGCAACTATTGCCTTACTTGAGGATGAGTTTTCCCCTTGctttgcaacaaccaaattccCTTTTCTTCCAAGCAAAGCAAGACCTATTCCTTTCAAAATTCGTACTTCTGCAAAGCTTTAGGGGTTTAGAGAAAGGGTCTTTCTTTCTACCTATGACGAATAACTTCTTATTATCATGGCGACAGGCATTGTAAACCTACTTTTCCTACCTCTAGATGAGGAGGCCTTAGGACAAACATTCCGAAGTCACTGGAACGGCAGTGATGTGATCCTGTGTCAAAGTAGAGCAGTAGCGATAGTGAATTACTATTCTCATTAACAATAGGGCCTTTCTTCCGATCTTATCCAATTCGTTACGTTTTCTGATTGCACTACTTCCTTCTAATCCAACAATTTGAAACCTAATCTATAATATCCTAATCCATTAATGAATGCGAGCTTCCCGTTTATCTCCATCTGCAGGGCTAGGATTTCTTCTTCTCGATAGTGATGAGGCTAGTGCTCCTTCTCTTCTTCCCAATTCCTGGAAGCCTTCTACTCCTCGAAACCCTGTCTTTTGTTTGATTTAGTTACAGATGGACTATCAAAGATATTGGCTAGAGGTCAAGATGCTGGGTGCCATGGATCGAGTGATCAAATCAGAATAGTTTTCAAAGTGAAATGTTGCTCCTAAGAAAACTCGTATAGTAGTCTCATTGGCCTTCATCGATGGGACAAACGCGGAAGTGTATGCGTTACAAGGCAACTAGCATTTTGTTTTGTCATGGAATGAAAGAATGTTCTTGTTTTTCATTGGAAAAACCAACGCCGACGTCAAGATCagtctcctttctcttttcggGAGCAGAGCTTCAAAAGATGGACAGTAACGATCGCGTAATATCAATTTATCGGCCTCGTCATCGAAAGCGGCTTCCAATTGCTCGGAAATTCTCAGCTATATGGGGGACTTTGATGGTGAGCAAAAAGAATTGATCAAGAAATTGGTAAACTTTCGCATGATCGATGGTAAAAGAACGAGAGTTCGTGCTATTGTTTATAAAACTTTTCACCGCCTAGCTCGAACTGAACGCTATGTAATCAAACTTATGGTTGACGCCGTAGATAATATAAAGCCAATATGCGAAGTGGTCAAAGTAGGAGTCGCAGGTACTATTCATGATGTTCCTGGGATTGTAGCCAGGGATCGTCAACAAACCTTAGCTGTTCGTTGGATCCTTGGAGCAGCTTTCAAACGACGTATAAGCTACAGGATAAGCTTAGAGAAATGTTCATTTGCTGAGATACTGGATGCTTACCGAAAGAGGGGAATTTCACATAAGAGAAGGAAGAATCTTCATGGACTGGCTTCCACCAATCGGAATTTCGCGCATTTCAGATGGTGGTAAAGTGATACCACATAAGGAGCTCTTCCTCATTCAGTCATACTCAACAAAAGTCAGAAATGTTTGACCCTGATCCTTTTTTCATCTTCATATAGAAAGAAAATCGGCCTTCCTCATACTCCCCCCTTCATTCATGGAGTTGGAGGAATCCACAAGAGGCCTGCCCGTTCATAATTGCATAAAAGAACCATTCTTTTTATGAAAACTCTTGTTCCAAACAAGCAAGGGATTGAGCAACTAGCGCAAAAGCCATTGCGCTAACGCGCATCCGTTTTCTTGCTCCTTAACGACCGAGGGATGAAATCTTTCGACGACTAGGGAGGCGTCACCCGAGGCCGATTCCTGTGGATCACTATAGAATCTTCTAGAAGCAAGCTAGGCTACCTTCTGGCTAGCTCTGCCATCTTAGAAAAATTCCTTCGCGCTTAGCTTAGTAAGCTAGCTTGGTAAGCTAAGCAAGCCTGGTTCTCCGGGCACTATGGTAGGACGTGGATCGATCATGATGAGAATGGACTTCTCCGTCATGTAATGGTTTAGAAGAGTCACGGTCCAGTTCCCCGCCGGGCTTTTTCCCTTCTCGACTAGACGAAGGAGATATTCATTCCATTTAGGCAGGTGAGGAAGGGCGGCGTTGGCTTGACCCTGTCTTCTCTCTTGGTCGGGTCGGAGGCTAAGTTTCTCATTCAGTGGTGAGGTGTTCATAGAAAGCAAGGCCTCGCCCAACGAGTGGCGAATTTGGTTTGGGTGGGGTCTCGTCTCGCTTGGACACTGGGGAGATCCATAGATCTGGATAGAGTCTTTCTCGCTCAGTAAAGAAGAGTACGCGCACTACGGCTTACGCAGTGGATCTTCGGGCAACCAACCCGGCACATCCAATTCCGATCAACAACTTGGAGGTATGGCTGAGTGGCTTAAGGCATTGGTTTGCTAAATCGACATACAAGAAGATTGTATCATGGGTTCGAATCCCATTTCCTCCGGCACGGAAGTTGAACGGGCGGGCGAAATTACGTGAGAGAAAGAACCTCAGATTGATGGAGTCCGCCGTCGGACAGAATAGCACTACTTAGTGACTAGGAGCGGAGCGCCCCTTTCTTGTTCTTGGTGGCGTCTATAGCGAAGAAGACCTTCCCGAACGAGGGCCGTCCAGTCCCTGGCCGGCTCTCGGTTCTTGAGCAAGCTCCTCCACTGCGGGTAGGATGCTTATAGATGAAGAAAAGAGACTTTAGGCAAGTGGTTCTGGTAGCTCAGCTGGTTAGAGCAAAGGACTGAAAATCCTTTTTTGCTTGTTTCAGTGGGAAGAGCAAGGGGCATTGCCCTTTAAATCCTTCAGTGGTTCGAATCCACATCTGAGCATCTTTTTTTTCGGTATGCCGCTCCGCGAGCAAGGAGCGCCGCGAGGAGAGCGAGAGAACGAAGTGGGCTTTGGTGATGTCGGAATTTGCACCTATTTTTATCTATTTAGTGATCAGTCCGCTAGTTTCTTTGATTCCACTCGGTGTTCCTTTTCCATTTGCTTCCAATAGTTCGACCTATCCAGAAAAATTGTCGGCCTACGAATGTGGTTTCGATCCCTCCGGTGATGCCAGAAGTCGTTTCGATATACGATTTTATCCGGTTCCTATTTTATTTATTATCCCTGATCCGAAAgtcaccttttcttttccttgggCAGTACCTCCTAACAAGATTGATCTGTTTGGATCTTGGTCCATGATGGCCTTTTTATTGATTTTGACGATTGGATCTCTCTATGAATGGAAAAGGGGTGCTTCGGATCGGGAGTAACCACTAGTGAAAGGGCTAAGGGGGGAAGGACATAGGAAAGAAGGATGCCTACAAAAAATCAATTGATTCGTCATGGTAGAGAAGAAAAACGGCGCACGGACCGTACTCGAGCTTCGGATCAATGTCCCCAGAAGCAAGGAGTATGCCTGCGTGTTTCGACGAGAACACCGAAAAAAACCTAATTCAGCTCTACGTAAGATAGCAAAAGTACGGTTGAGCAATCGACATGATATATTTGCTCACATTCCAGGCGAAGGTCATAATTCGCAGGAACATTCTATAGTCTTAGTCAGAGGAGGTAGAGTGAAAGATTCGCCAGGTGTGAAATCCCATCGTATTCGAGGAGTCAAGGATTTGCTGGGAATTCCGGATCGTAGAAAGGGAAGATCTAAATATGGTGCAGAAAGACCAAAATCGAAATGAATGGAAGATGCCTCTGGAACTTTTTGGTTCTTTTGTTCGGGAGACAACCATTGTAGATTCCAGCCGAGAAGACAAAAAAAGGGTATCCCCATGGAGCAGTTTTGGGACTTATTTCAAATCTGATACACAAAGCGTGGGAAACCGAACCCGCTTTTGTTGTAAAAGTAGCAGCAATAGTCGTAATTTTAGTCTTCATAGCCACGTTTATCTCCAACCACTGCCTCAAGTGGAGATGCTTCCTGTATAATAAAAAACAGGGCAATGTCCTATTTGAGATTGAGGACTCTGTCTCCGGTTTCAAAATGAAACCGACACCTCGATTGCCAATTCCTGTAAGGAAGACCCAGAAAAAGTTGGATGTAAGGAAGCTGAAGCGGAAATGCAATTCTCGGTGATGGTATGGTAGGAAGCCAACCCATCAAAAGGAAAGGTGAGCAGCCCTTATTGCACAAACGGCCTACTTATAGCCCTATTTATACCCTTTCTAACGTGGATGACAGGTTTTCTCTGGTGAAGCTTATAGACCCACCCCTTCTTTATACTAATATAATAGCATCTTTCCCTGCCTGTCTGCAGCTTTGTCTGACTATATTTGGTCTAGGACTAATGAGCTCCCTTTCTGACTCGAAAGAAATTGACGTATCAAATCTAGTTTGTTGTGGTTGGAAAAGAAAATAAGGTATTTCCTCCTCTGGCTATATACTTTATAATTAACCTATTTCTTAGGGAAGTAATGAAGATGGCTAAGAAAAAAGGTATCCGGTTCCTTTCATCCAAAGATAAAAAGGATACACAGATCTAAGCTAATCAAGGCTAAGGGAATCTTTTCCTATAACTGCTAACGGCGGATATCCGTTTCCTCGGGCAAACCACATTCTATTTATCTTATCCTCGGGGAAAGCACATTCTATTTATCAATTCTACTGATTCTAGCTGTATTTCCCTATAGTATTTGCTGACTAGTAAGTGAGATATGGCTTAGCTTAGTATTTGGTTCAGTTGCCTTCTTCTTTGCTTTGGTTTGGTTTGCTTTGCTTTTCAAGAATGAACTCCTTGGTCCGTTGAGATCATTCTGCTACGTACTAACTTGTAGTGGAATAGAAGATAGCGACTATTCAGACTCGAACTGGCATAGGCTGGTCTGATCCGTATCAATATCTTAAGGGTTTCTGTTAAAGCTTAAAGGCGCATCGGTTTCTTTCCGATTGATTCCTAGTCACCTCTGCCCCTGGGTGAGGATTCCGCCCTTGCTTCTCGCAATGGTCCACCGGATATACCTAAAGACATAACAATATTCTTAAAACT comes from Panicum virgatum strain AP13 chromosome 4K, P.virgatum_v5, whole genome shotgun sequence and encodes:
- the LOC120703469 gene encoding cytochrome c biogenesis CcmF C-terminal-like mitochondrial protein → MRQKLVPRTVRRPSPTPAIMVRLRSTNTNKIQFTQRLPLGPELHMGKEHYCLRGLDHLHGPTSHSICGNFLIYKPSPTSKRFMFEHDESLRADLLPINFPASYENGKLEDFLHRWMKNHEHKNFWFSMFPERRYIFSIRETRSTTEVAIHTNPFTDLYAPIGTGSSRTGGWYTTIMKLPFIFSIRIGFLLASSGGSRSLLRQLQKDKLHWNRESFVHNCIKGDYVWDRSGFGSSTRTVNAGLIPASLYVTSWGG
- the LOC120703470 gene encoding ribosomal protein S7, mitochondrial-like, yielding MGDFDGEQKELIKKLVNFRMIDGKRTRVRAIVYKTFHRLARTERYVIKLMVDAVDNIKPICEVVKVGVAGTIHDVPGIVARDRQQTLAVRWILGAAFKRRISYRISLEKCSFAEILDAYRKRGISHKRRKNLHGLASTNRNFAHFRWW
- the LOC120703472 gene encoding NADH-ubiquinone oxidoreductase chain 3-like — translated: MSEFAPIFIYLVISPLVSLIPLGVPFPFASNSSTYPEKLSAYECGFDPSGDARSRFDIRFYPVPILFIIPDPKVTFSFPWAVPPNKIDLFGSWSMMAFLLILTIGSLYEWKRGASDRE